A genomic segment from Mus caroli chromosome 17, CAROLI_EIJ_v1.1, whole genome shotgun sequence encodes:
- the Zg16b gene encoding zymogen granule protein 16 homolog B: MGKNNCSKDPKGQSFMNSWHLPLGPEPSEAMLLLLTLALLASPTCRAQNVLDNHVGKYFYIQGEDQGQLKGIRIFLSLLKFIKGFQLQFGNNWTDVYGSRSENFIDFLLEDGEHVIKVEGSAEICLTSLTFTTNKGRVATFGDRRGRYFNDTGGSDKHLVTVNGMHVPGLCITGIGFKWEDNAKDLMSTEPVKEPKDSSDISNKKEDEGRDKDNDNDDDDXKDEDEDDXDKDENNYGXDDDDDDDDNDDQKDES, from the exons ATGGGTAAGAACAATTGCTCCAAAGACCCCAAAGGTCAG AGCTTCATGAACTCTTGGCACCTCCCTCTGGGTCCTGAACCCTCAGAAGCCATGCTGCTGTTGCTGACCTTGGCTCTCCTGGCCAGTCCCACCTGCAGAGCCCAGA ATGTCCTGGACAATCATGTTGGCAAGTATTTCTACATTCAAGGTGAAGATCAGGGGCAACTCAAGGGCATTCGAATCTTTCTAAGTCTTTTAAAGTTCATCAAGGG CTTCCAGCTGCAGTTTGGCAATAACTGGACTGATGTCTATGGATCCCGGTCAGAGAACTTTATAGACTTCCTTCTGGAGGATGGAGAGCACGTGATAAAGGTAGAGGGCagtgcagagatctgcctgacttccCTGACCTTCACTACAAACAAGGGGCGTGTGGCCACCTTTGGTGATAGAAGGGGTCGCTACTTCAATGACACTGGAGGTTCAGACAAGCATCTAGTGACTGTCAATGGAATGCATGTACCAGGCCTCTGCATCACAGGGATTGGCTTCAAATGGGAAGATAATGCAAAGGACTTGATGTCCACAGAGCCTGTGAAAGAGCCAAAAGACAGCTCTGACATTTCcaacaagaaggaagatgaaggcagagacaaggataatgataatgatgatgatgatNACAaggatgaagatgaggatgaCNATGACAAAGATGAGAATAATTATGGCAANgatgatgatgatgatgacgatgataatGATGACCAGAAAGATGAAAGCTGA